A genomic segment from Chlorogloeopsis sp. ULAP01 encodes:
- a CDS encoding DUF5895 domain-containing protein — MPKNQTQLNTSATEETVVTSAQSEPLEQTVQNSTNIQKRKLGISKFANPEYNAPISNICICQVINHMEAEKVGLFIKDKYLAAINWQGQEPTHKHTFSSGTPEMGVLLQSPRMHILDVSPRYIEQRDDGKIVGVYESPDGYEMYQALGKDAAVLRRFYLLQLVDENNHNLHSVPIVLSIKGVASSKFGEAYKQFQRELEVAFARFTDTTVAEKRAEFHRLGVFQPTFTPSLEPKEAVNQRDKSWVAVVTSYKSPNPDGSDFLEFFSEGKEIDIQTTMQANPEFSHRIGKTSTVVAEHNRLVGASDMPVAALPPSTAGQTYTAYSTEMEELPY, encoded by the coding sequence ATGCCAAAAAATCAAACACAGCTAAATACTTCCGCCACTGAAGAAACCGTTGTCACATCAGCACAATCAGAACCCCTTGAACAAACAGTTCAGAATAGTACAAACATACAAAAGCGTAAATTAGGTATTTCTAAATTTGCAAATCCTGAGTACAATGCGCCGATTAGTAACATCTGCATCTGCCAAGTAATCAATCACATGGAAGCAGAAAAAGTCGGGTTGTTTATCAAAGATAAATACTTAGCAGCAATTAACTGGCAAGGACAAGAACCTACACACAAGCACACCTTCTCTAGTGGCACGCCAGAAATGGGAGTGTTGTTGCAATCGCCCAGGATGCACATTCTTGATGTTTCTCCCAGATATATTGAACAGCGCGATGACGGCAAAATTGTAGGAGTGTACGAATCACCTGATGGGTACGAAATGTACCAAGCACTTGGCAAAGATGCCGCAGTATTAAGAAGGTTCTACTTATTGCAACTTGTTGATGAAAATAATCATAACCTGCACTCAGTACCAATTGTCTTATCAATCAAAGGCGTTGCATCGTCAAAATTTGGCGAGGCTTATAAACAGTTCCAACGCGAACTAGAGGTTGCATTCGCCCGATTTACTGATACAACTGTTGCTGAAAAACGTGCAGAGTTTCATCGCCTCGGTGTATTTCAACCCACTTTTACGCCATCTCTTGAACCTAAAGAAGCAGTCAACCAAAGAGATAAATCTTGGGTAGCAGTTGTCACTTCCTACAAATCACCAAACCCCGATGGCAGCGATTTTCTCGAATTCTTCTCAGAAGGCAAAGAAATCGATATCCAAACAACAATGCAGGCAAACCCCGAATTCTCTCACCGCATCGGTAAAACATCAACTGTTGTAGCAGAACATAATCGCCTGGTAGGTGCATCTGATATGCCAGTAGCAGCACTTCCTCCTAGTACAGCAGGTCAGACTTATACAGCATACAGTACTGAGATGGAAGAATTGCCCTACTAA
- a CDS encoding alpha/beta hydrolase has translation MPYVTVGQENSATIDLYYEDLGTGQPIVLIHGFPLNGHSWEKQVLVLLNAGYRVITYDRRGFGNSSQPSFGYDYDTFAADLNTLMTKLDLQNTVLVGFSMGTGEVTRYLGKYGSQRVQKAVLMAPVPPFLLKTNDNPEGVDQSVFDGIMKAIVEDRPAYFSAFFKAFFNVDVLLGDRISTEAIQASWNVAVGASAKGTLDCVPSWLTDFRDDLPRIDVPTLIIHGDADRILPLESTAARLPKLIENSQLVVIPGGPHAINWTHADQVNPLLLDFLQG, from the coding sequence ATGCCTTACGTTACTGTTGGTCAAGAAAATTCTGCAACCATTGATCTCTACTACGAAGATCTTGGGACAGGTCAACCAATTGTTCTCATTCATGGATTTCCCCTCAACGGTCATTCCTGGGAAAAGCAGGTCTTAGTGCTGCTGAACGCAGGATATCGCGTGATCACTTACGATCGCCGAGGCTTTGGCAACTCCAGTCAACCCTCGTTTGGCTATGACTACGATACCTTCGCCGCCGATTTGAATACACTGATGACCAAGCTTGACTTGCAAAATACCGTGTTGGTTGGCTTCTCAATGGGGACAGGTGAAGTTACGCGCTATCTTGGCAAGTATGGCTCACAACGGGTGCAAAAAGCGGTGCTAATGGCTCCTGTCCCACCATTTTTGTTAAAGACGAACGACAATCCAGAGGGCGTTGACCAAAGTGTCTTCGATGGCATAATGAAAGCGATTGTTGAAGATCGTCCAGCTTACTTTTCTGCATTTTTCAAAGCGTTCTTCAATGTGGATGTGTTGCTTGGCGATCGCATCAGCACTGAAGCAATTCAGGCAAGTTGGAATGTTGCCGTAGGTGCGTCTGCCAAGGGAACGTTGGATTGTGTACCTTCCTGGCTGACTGATTTTCGTGATGATTTGCCCCGCATTGACGTGCCAACCCTGATCATTCATGGAGATGCCGATCGCATTTTGCCGCTTGAGTCCACCGCAGCAAGACTCCCGAAGCTGATTGAAAACAGTCAACTGGTTGTCATTCCTGGCGGACCGCACGCCATCAACTGGACTCACGCCGATCAGGTTAATCCCTTGTTATTGGACTTTCTTCAGGGGTGA
- a CDS encoding salicylate esterase: MEQNCLNDGESLRDSLPPHYQALFDSLARESDDHTMVMPFELWREVLLNDADLELARSSYARLSPQAYQPWIDKLDLKQFYSLPIPKSYLYCTEDNVLPQGEQWGWHPRMSNRLGLFRLVQMPGSHEVMFSNPVGLAEKIIVAGRD; encoded by the coding sequence TTGGAACAAAATTGCCTCAATGATGGTGAAAGCCTCAGAGATAGCCTTCCGCCGCACTATCAAGCGTTATTTGACTCTCTAGCTAGAGAATCGGACGATCATACGATGGTGATGCCGTTTGAGCTTTGGCGAGAAGTGCTTCTCAATGATGCTGACCTCGAACTAGCTCGATCCAGTTACGCACGATTATCACCCCAAGCGTATCAACCGTGGATTGACAAGTTGGATCTGAAGCAGTTTTACTCGCTGCCCATTCCTAAAAGTTACCTCTACTGTACAGAAGATAATGTTCTCCCTCAAGGCGAACAGTGGGGTTGGCATCCGAGAATGTCTAACCGCTTGGGGCTATTTCGGCTTGTACAAATGCCCGGTAGTCACGAGGTCATGTTTTCTAACCCGGTTGGTTTAGCAGAAAAGATTATTGTGGCAGGGCGCGACTAG
- a CDS encoding VOC family protein → MTILTQTSSTLGSNPLSSMQIDHVCLNVPNYEETLQWYQEKLDATIEREWTVDVFPDLKLAYLSVYGFHIEIIGSTQSQSGMPIATNLGEGLRTTGIGHFCFRVRDVDAVLAELNRRGVKTFLELGSYPDAGIRLCMIQDNNGNLIEFVTPL, encoded by the coding sequence ATGACAATTTTAACTCAAACATCTTCAACTCTAGGCTCAAATCCTCTGAGTTCGATGCAAATCGATCATGTTTGCTTGAATGTACCGAACTATGAGGAAACGCTTCAGTGGTATCAAGAAAAGCTAGATGCGACGATCGAACGTGAATGGACAGTAGACGTTTTCCCAGATCTGAAATTGGCTTATCTCAGTGTATATGGCTTTCACATCGAAATTATTGGCTCTACTCAGTCACAATCAGGAATGCCGATCGCGACTAATCTTGGTGAGGGATTAAGGACAACAGGCATCGGACATTTTTGTTTTCGAGTTCGAGATGTCGATGCAGTTCTTGCTGAATTAAATCGACGGGGTGTGAAAACATTTCTCGAACTGGGAAGCTATCCTGATGCGGGTATTCGGCTCTGTATGATTCAAGACAATAACGGCAATCTGATCGAGTTTGTCACCCCATTATGA
- a CDS encoding MBL fold metallo-hydrolase, which yields MFSRLMIAVATTVLTIVTSCLFPAVSLSKSAIAQVPGVYPFKLGDFTITVLSDGTLPQDLHTLLSNTNPTETDRLLQKNFLTNPVEASINAFLIDTGDRQVLVDTGAGTFFGPKLGGKLQTSLKAAGYTPNEIDAILLTHIHTDHSGGLVEAGQRVFPAATLYVGKPDVDFWLDRANAKRFNVAEKYFDEAAKTVKPYLDAGKVKSFSGKTALLPGITAHPTPGHTPGHSCYVAASKGESIEFWGDIVHFASVQFPKPEITVAYDVDANAAAAQRKKQFARAEASRILIAGAHLPFPGVGHLRAADQGYAWVPVDYRWREP from the coding sequence ATGTTTTCTAGACTGATGATAGCGGTTGCAACCACAGTGCTAACGATTGTGACCTCTTGTCTTTTTCCAGCGGTATCACTGAGCAAAAGTGCGATCGCTCAAGTGCCAGGTGTCTATCCATTCAAGTTAGGTGATTTCACAATTACAGTCCTGAGCGACGGCACACTCCCCCAGGATCTACATACGCTGCTGTCGAATACGAACCCAACAGAAACCGATCGCCTGCTTCAGAAAAACTTTCTGACTAATCCTGTCGAGGCATCAATTAATGCTTTCTTGATCGACACTGGAGATCGACAAGTACTCGTGGACACGGGAGCCGGAACCTTTTTTGGTCCAAAACTGGGCGGCAAGCTTCAAACATCGTTAAAGGCAGCAGGCTACACGCCTAACGAGATTGATGCAATCCTCCTGACTCATATTCATACCGATCATAGTGGGGGGCTGGTCGAAGCTGGTCAACGGGTGTTTCCTGCCGCCACGCTCTATGTCGGCAAGCCAGATGTCGATTTCTGGCTCGATCGAGCGAATGCCAAGCGATTCAACGTTGCTGAAAAGTACTTTGACGAAGCTGCGAAAACTGTCAAACCTTATTTAGATGCAGGCAAGGTGAAATCGTTTTCTGGCAAGACAGCCCTTCTACCGGGAATCACCGCGCATCCCACACCCGGACACACTCCTGGTCATAGCTGCTATGTGGCGGCAAGCAAGGGCGAGAGCATCGAGTTTTGGGGCGATATTGTTCACTTTGCTTCGGTGCAATTTCCCAAGCCAGAAATTACAGTTGCTTATGATGTCGATGCCAATGCTGCTGCGGCACAACGCAAAAAACAGTTTGCGAGAGCGGAAGCATCCCGAATTTTGATAGCAGGCGCACATTTGCCCTTTCCCGGCGTTGGACACCTTCGGGCAGCAGATCAAGGTTATGCCTGGGTGCCAGTGGATTACCGCTGGCGTGAACCCTAA
- a CDS encoding RidA family protein encodes MNKPKFFVTPGYGERLLNELHYSQAVKIGDHVETSGQGGWDDNLQIPESLADEIAQAFRNVERTLATAGAGWEHVVHVNSYHVGGFPPEVNDVLVKLFRHYIPNHAPIWTQVGVAALGLPTMRIEIRVTAIVP; translated from the coding sequence ATGAATAAGCCCAAGTTTTTTGTCACCCCTGGTTATGGGGAACGCCTGCTGAATGAATTGCATTACTCGCAAGCAGTAAAAATTGGCGATCACGTGGAGACATCTGGACAAGGTGGCTGGGATGACAACCTGCAAATTCCCGAATCGCTCGCGGACGAGATTGCCCAGGCGTTTCGGAACGTAGAACGAACCTTGGCGACTGCTGGTGCGGGTTGGGAGCATGTTGTCCACGTCAATTCTTACCATGTTGGCGGGTTTCCCCCTGAAGTTAACGATGTGCTGGTCAAGCTATTTCGTCATTACATACCCAACCATGCCCCAATTTGGACACAGGTAGGTGTCGCCGCTCTTGGACTTCCAACGATGCGGATTGAAATCCGCGTTACTGCAATTGTTCCGTGA
- the dnaN gene encoding DNA polymerase III subunit beta — protein MKLTIEQSKLAEILETAYFAISPKPTDPILGNILLIANEDGIVSATGTNLNLTIHTTTTANVETSGQVALPAKLLTDTINNVRGEITLEVENQACIITHNSGKCRLIGGKPDEFPTLPKGENPIEVNLSAKKLQAALEGTLYCTNGDETKLVLTGVNFKIDTNKWQAASTNGHKLALVTGILDSEYSDPIDFTVPGKSLGELNKILSQSADTSVCNILLSNKTIEFSLPNTKVISRLLEGEYPKINSLIPRTFEYEFTLERKGFESALKRVSYLAERKQKVVKILWELEATQATLYTEATDIGDAVDSVLMKPATSHSENISIGLNIDYLLEGLKHISTDEIVVRCNKPTQPVIICPMGGLLNQLYLVMPVEIKQGFENKSTPSKTTIAEKTPEALETTETTVVAELEEAINNTQTSQTESNGETSEVETSTAEAKASNKSKPSSRTRAKKEAASV, from the coding sequence ATGAAACTAACCATTGAACAATCTAAACTCGCAGAAATTCTAGAAACCGCTTATTTCGCAATTAGTCCTAAACCTACTGACCCAATTTTAGGAAATATCTTACTAATAGCAAATGAAGATGGGATAGTATCAGCAACAGGAACAAACCTTAACCTCACAATTCATACTACAACAACCGCTAATGTAGAAACGTCAGGTCAGGTAGCACTACCAGCCAAACTATTAACTGACACTATTAACAATGTCAGAGGAGAAATTACCTTAGAGGTAGAAAACCAAGCCTGCATAATTACTCACAATAGCGGTAAATGCCGTCTGATTGGCGGAAAACCTGACGAGTTTCCAACTCTTCCCAAGGGAGAAAATCCAATAGAAGTAAATTTAAGTGCCAAGAAACTTCAAGCCGCACTTGAAGGGACACTCTATTGCACCAATGGTGACGAAACAAAGTTAGTTTTAACTGGTGTCAACTTCAAAATAGATACTAATAAGTGGCAAGCTGCTAGTACAAATGGTCACAAATTAGCACTAGTCACAGGAATACTTGATAGCGAATATTCTGACCCAATTGACTTTACTGTTCCAGGTAAGTCACTTGGCGAGTTAAACAAAATTCTCTCTCAAAGTGCCGATACAAGCGTGTGCAATATTCTTCTATCAAATAAAACTATTGAGTTTAGTCTTCCTAATACAAAGGTCATTTCCCGACTTTTAGAGGGAGAATATCCCAAAATCAATAGCTTGATTCCCAGAACATTTGAGTATGAATTTACATTAGAACGCAAGGGATTTGAGAGCGCACTGAAGCGGGTAAGTTATCTAGCCGAACGCAAGCAAAAGGTTGTCAAAATTCTTTGGGAATTGGAAGCTACACAGGCAACTCTATACACTGAAGCTACTGATATCGGGGATGCAGTTGACTCGGTACTGATGAAACCAGCAACTAGTCATTCAGAAAACATCAGTATTGGATTAAATATCGACTACCTTCTCGAAGGATTAAAGCACATCAGTACTGACGAAATCGTGGTGCGGTGTAACAAACCCACGCAACCAGTCATTATCTGCCCAATGGGAGGACTGCTCAATCAGTTGTATTTAGTAATGCCTGTAGAAATTAAGCAGGGGTTTGAAAATAAATCCACCCCAAGCAAAACGACAATAGCAGAGAAAACTCCTGAAGCATTAGAAACAACAGAAACTACTGTAGTAGCCGAACTAGAAGAAGCCATAAATAATACTCAGACTTCTCAAACGGAAAGCAATGGTGAAACCTCGGAAGTAGAGACATCAACAGCTGAGGCCAAAGCTAGTAACAAAAGTAAGCCAAGTTCGCGTACACGAGCTAAGAAAGAGGCTGCTTCTGTATAA
- a CDS encoding SDR family oxidoreductase, giving the protein MATTRAAAQKLSDGGRIIFISSGLGSRVAFPGVADYAGTKAAIVGYAKGVQRDLGPRNITVNVVQAGLMPTDGYAATADKLPEAIMDLHAIRRIATVEETAATVCFLAGSDAGYISGVVDVSGGFQL; this is encoded by the coding sequence GTGGCAACAACGCGAGCCGCAGCACAGAAACTCTCAGACGGTGGGCGGATCATTTTCATCAGTTCTGGTCTTGGCAGCCGCGTCGCGTTTCCAGGCGTGGCGGACTACGCGGGCACAAAGGCGGCAATCGTAGGGTATGCGAAAGGTGTCCAGCGGGATCTTGGTCCGCGCAACATCACCGTAAACGTCGTGCAGGCAGGCCTCATGCCGACGGACGGCTACGCGGCTACAGCCGACAAACTACCGGAAGCGATCATGGATCTTCATGCCATCCGCCGGATCGCAACCGTGGAGGAGACGGCGGCAACCGTTTGCTTCCTCGCAGGTTCAGACGCTGGCTACATCAGCGGCGTAGTGGATGTGTCCGGCGGATTCCAACTCTGA
- a CDS encoding FAD-binding oxidoreductase — protein MTTTYHHSAAFNDLAALLTGQLFLPQAADYEQVRQLWNGKVKTQPAAIARCLTVQDVIHTVRWTRSHNLPLSVRGAGHEIFGRSLSEGVVIDLSQMKAVTVDPEKRTAQIQAGATAGDLIEAAQQYGLATATGTISSVGMTGLTLGGGYGPLNGAYGLAADNLLSAQLVTADGQLITANAEENADLLWGLRGGGGNFGVVVSLEFRLHPLTTVLSGLLLYPLDQARTVLHRLNEFIATAPDELTIRFGFLQIPDGQTVLFLSPTYCGSLEMGEQAIAPLRTFGTVLVDQMQSVSYHELIHSSDAFTPKGRHYYIQTQSLDGLQTETIEALIEQGLPLPSPFSAINLHNFHGAASRVGVSETAFALRQDHLMVELIAAWEPQDDEQQHIQWAQNLSRSLAPYAFKGGYINILDEQEQERVRLAFGSNYERLLDLKQKYDPDDVFRSTIGHLAPHSLTR, from the coding sequence ATGACAACTACATACCATCACAGTGCTGCTTTCAACGATCTCGCAGCACTGCTCACAGGACAGCTTTTTCTGCCTCAAGCTGCTGATTATGAACAGGTGCGTCAACTCTGGAATGGCAAGGTGAAGACACAACCCGCTGCGATCGCTCGTTGTCTCACTGTACAAGATGTCATTCATACGGTTCGCTGGACACGATCGCATAATCTACCCCTCTCGGTTCGAGGTGCTGGACATGAGATTTTCGGACGATCGCTGTCTGAGGGCGTGGTGATCGATCTTTCTCAGATGAAAGCTGTTACCGTTGATCCGGAGAAGCGCACAGCTCAGATTCAAGCTGGAGCAACGGCTGGCGACCTGATTGAGGCAGCACAGCAATACGGGTTAGCAACCGCCACAGGAACAATCTCTAGCGTTGGGATGACCGGACTAACTCTGGGGGGCGGCTATGGTCCTCTAAACGGTGCCTATGGACTGGCTGCTGATAATTTGCTGTCGGCACAACTGGTCACTGCTGATGGGCAGCTTATCACCGCAAACGCCGAGGAAAACGCCGACCTACTCTGGGGACTGCGCGGCGGTGGTGGCAATTTTGGTGTCGTTGTTTCCCTAGAGTTTCGCCTGCATCCGCTCACAACCGTGTTATCGGGTTTACTGCTCTATCCTTTGGATCAAGCTAGAACTGTGTTGCACCGTCTTAACGAGTTCATCGCCACGGCTCCTGATGAATTGACGATTCGGTTTGGATTCCTTCAGATCCCCGATGGTCAGACGGTGCTGTTTCTCTCACCAACTTATTGTGGCTCGCTCGAAATGGGTGAGCAGGCGATCGCACCTCTGCGGACTTTTGGTACAGTGCTGGTCGATCAGATGCAATCTGTTTCTTATCACGAATTAATTCATAGTAGCGATGCGTTCACTCCAAAGGGTCGTCACTACTACATTCAAACTCAGTCGCTTGATGGCTTGCAGACCGAGACAATCGAGGCACTGATCGAACAGGGACTGCCATTGCCTTCTCCGTTTTCAGCGATTAATCTCCATAACTTTCATGGAGCCGCGAGTCGGGTAGGTGTGTCTGAGACTGCTTTTGCATTGCGTCAGGATCATCTGATGGTTGAGCTAATTGCAGCTTGGGAGCCACAGGACGACGAGCAACAGCATATCCAATGGGCACAGAACCTCTCACGCTCCCTTGCACCCTATGCTTTTAAAGGGGGATACATCAATATCCTAGATGAGCAAGAACAGGAGCGCGTTCGGCTTGCCTTCGGGTCGAACTATGAGCGATTGCTCGATCTTAAGCAGAAATACGATCCAGATGATGTGTTTCGATCGACGATCGGACATCTCGCACCCCATTCGCTCACACGGTAA
- a CDS encoding alpha/beta fold hydrolase — MSTFVLVHGSWHDGSAWKAVVDQLEAKGHHAFAPTIAGHGKGVDKNVNHAQCTQSIVDYIVSKDLTDIVLLGHSFAGTIIAKVAEAIPDRIRRLIFFNAFVLNDEESLRDNVPPHLQTLLDELVRESNDRMMVIPFEMWREACLNDADLDLARSSYAQLSPEPYQPWIDKLDLKQFYSLPIPKSYLYCTEDNVLPQGEQWGWHPRMSNRLGLFRLVQMPGSHEVMFSNPVGLAEKIIVAGRD, encoded by the coding sequence ATGTCAACTTTTGTCTTAGTTCATGGCTCGTGGCATGATGGTTCTGCTTGGAAAGCAGTCGTTGACCAGCTAGAAGCAAAAGGACATCACGCTTTTGCTCCGACGATCGCAGGTCATGGGAAAGGCGTAGATAAAAACGTTAACCATGCTCAATGTACGCAATCGATCGTTGATTACATTGTGAGCAAAGACTTAACCGATATTGTTCTCTTAGGTCATAGTTTTGCCGGAACAATCATTGCGAAAGTTGCTGAAGCGATTCCCGATCGCATTCGACGGCTCATCTTCTTCAATGCCTTTGTTCTCAACGATGAAGAGAGCCTTAGAGATAACGTTCCACCGCACCTTCAAACATTACTCGACGAGCTAGTTAGAGAATCAAACGATCGGATGATGGTTATACCTTTTGAGATGTGGCGAGAAGCGTGTCTCAACGATGCTGACCTCGATTTGGCTCGATCAAGTTATGCACAACTATCCCCTGAGCCGTATCAACCGTGGATTGACAAGTTGGACTTGAAGCAGTTTTACTCGCTGCCCATTCCTAAAAGTTACCTCTACTGTACAGAAGATAATGTCCTCCCTCAAGGCGAACAGTGGGGTTGGCATCCGAGAATGTCTAACCGCTTGGGGCTATTTCGGCTTGTACAAATGCCCGGTAGTCACGAGGTCATGTTTTCTAACCCGGTTGGTTTAGCAGAAAAGATTATTGTGGCAGGGCGCGACTAG
- a CDS encoding SDR family NAD(P)-dependent oxidoreductase, which translates to MILQDKVALVTGGTSGIGRATAITFGTASAKVILDDICDVEAEKLWL; encoded by the coding sequence ATGATACTGCAAGATAAAGTGGCTTTAGTTACCGGAGGAACATCAGGAATTGGCAGAGCAACCGCGATCACATTTGGTACTGCTAGCGCAAAAGTTATCTTAGACGACATATGCGATGTAGAAGCTGAGAAACTGTGGCTCTGA
- a CDS encoding zinc-dependent alcohol dehydrogenase family protein, whose amino-acid sequence MESMKAAVLTAFGDAEKFEIQTVPTPTLKANQVLVRVCATSINPIDYQTRRGDYKELVRLPAILGVDVSGVIEAIGEAVTDFKVGDNVYYSPQVFGEFGSYAQYHVADAAIVALKPANLSHVEAASFPLAGGTAWDCLVTRGNLQVGETVLIHAGAGGVGSIAVQLAKAIGAYVFATCSSRNRDFVTELGADRMIDYKNEDYVEVIRQETNGLGVDLVLDTIGKETIQRSLEIIRPFGRLISIVDIAIPQSLLEAWGKNLTIHFVFSPQYRAKLEALTKLIERHQLRPVIDSVFSWDQVVLAHQRLEQGGTRGKIVLKFTEN is encoded by the coding sequence ATGGAATCTATGAAAGCAGCCGTATTAACTGCGTTTGGTGATGCTGAGAAGTTTGAGATTCAAACTGTTCCCACACCAACACTGAAGGCGAATCAGGTGTTAGTCAGAGTTTGTGCAACCTCGATTAACCCGATCGACTACCAAACTCGTCGTGGTGATTACAAGGAACTGGTTCGATTACCCGCCATTCTTGGAGTCGATGTTTCAGGGGTGATTGAGGCAATTGGCGAAGCCGTGACTGATTTCAAGGTGGGAGACAACGTGTATTACTCGCCGCAAGTTTTTGGAGAATTCGGTAGCTACGCTCAATATCATGTGGCTGATGCAGCGATTGTTGCATTGAAGCCTGCAAATCTATCGCACGTTGAGGCAGCTTCTTTTCCGCTTGCAGGCGGAACTGCTTGGGATTGTCTAGTGACTAGGGGCAATCTACAAGTTGGTGAAACAGTTCTCATCCATGCGGGTGCGGGTGGAGTGGGTTCGATCGCAGTTCAACTCGCCAAAGCGATAGGGGCATACGTTTTTGCGACGTGTAGTTCTAGAAACCGAGATTTCGTGACAGAACTGGGCGCAGATCGGATGATTGATTACAAAAATGAAGATTACGTAGAAGTCATTCGTCAAGAAACAAATGGACTGGGTGTGGATTTAGTTCTAGATACGATCGGCAAAGAAACAATTCAGCGTAGTCTAGAAATCATTCGTCCCTTTGGTAGGCTTATAAGCATTGTAGACATTGCAATACCGCAATCGCTTCTTGAAGCATGGGGTAAGAATCTGACGATTCATTTTGTTTTTTCACCCCAGTACCGAGCAAAATTAGAGGCTTTGACAAAACTCATCGAGCGTCATCAGCTTCGCCCAGTGATTGATTCAGTATTTTCTTGGGATCAGGTCGTTCTGGCACATCAGCGTCTAGAGCAGGGAGGAACACGGGGCAAAATTGTGCTGAAGTTTACAGAAAATTAG